In Bacteroidota bacterium, the DNA window CGAGCTTTAAAGATGGCATTAAGGTATTGGATGCAGGTGCAGGATTCGGTCAATATTCCTATTTTATTCTCCGCAAGTTCAAAAATGCTATTGTTAAAGGTATTGATATTAGCCAAAGCCATGTAGAAAAAGCAAATAATTTTGTAAAAGAATGTGATTATAAAAATGCAGAATTTACTCAAGGTGATTTAACAAAATTTGATAGCGACAAGGATTTTGACCTGATTATTTCAGTGGACGTAATGGAACATATTGAAGATGACAGAAAAGTTTTTTCCAATTTTTATTCTGCATTAAAAAAAGGGGGAATGCTACTTGTTTCCACTCCTTCCGACAAAGGAGGCTCCGATGTTCACGACCATGATCATGAAGAAGGTGAAGGTTCTTTTATTGACGAACATGTTAGAGACGGTTACAGTTTTGAAGATATAGAGGAAAAACTTTCTTCTGCAGGCTTTTCAAATATTGAGATGAAATATACTTATGGAAAACCAGGGCAAATTTCATGGAAGTTACTAATGAAGTATCCAATTACAATGCTTAATAAATCAAAATTGCTTGCTGTTGTATTGCCTTTTTATTTAATAATCGTTTATCCTTTTTGTTTAATATTGAATTATTTAGATACAATTATTGTCCATAAAACAGGTACAGGGCTAACCGTTACAGCATGGAAATAATTGTTAAAACAAGTTATTCAATTAACATTGTTTTAACTTTGTAATCTTATGAATTTATCTTTTTGGTTTGCACGAAAATATTTTTATTCAAAAAAAGTAAGGAATGTAATTAATATTATCTCTCGTATTTCGCAAATCGGAATTACTGTTTGTGCTACTGCCTTAATAATTGTGTTATCAGTTTTTAACGGTCTTGAGGATTTAATGATTTCTCTTTACAACTCCTTTGATTCCGATATAAAAATCACATTGGAGGAAGGAAAATATTTTGAACCTGATTCATCGTCAATTGCAAAATTAAAATTTATTAATGGTTTTGAATCCTATTCGGAAGTGGTTGAAGAAAAGGTTTTGCTTGAATACAAAAGTGAACAATACATAGCTACAGCCAAAGGAATTTCACAGGAATATCTTGAGTCAATAAATTTGGATTCCATGATAATTTATGGAGAGCCATTACTTAAATTTGATGAGATAAATTATGCTATTCTCGGAGTTGGGGTTGCTTCAAAATTAGATATTGGTTATTTTGATTATTCAAATCTTATTCATATTTATTTCCCAAGAAAAAGTAGCGGAAGTTTTTATCTTAATCCTCAAAGTGCTTTCCAAAGAAAAAATATTATTCCATCAGGAGTTTTTTCTATTCAGGAAGAATTTGACAGCAAGTACATTCTTGTTCCTGTTGATTTTTTACAAGAGATTGCAGAAAGCATTGGCAAAGTAACAGCAATAGAAGCGAATTTTAAAGAAGGAACAAATCTAAAAAAGGTTAAAAGTGAAATTTGTGAAATTTTTAATGATAATTTTGATGTTAAAAACAGGGACGAACAACATGCTTCACTTTATAAAATTACAAGGCTTGAAAAATATATGACATTTCTTATTTTGTCATTTATTTTATTAATTGCAGCTTTCAATCTTGTAGGTTCATTGTTAATGCTTTCTTTGGAAAAGAAAAAAGATATGATGGTGCTGAAAACAATGGGTGCAAAAGCAAAATTTATAAAATATATTTTCTTTTATGAAGGCATCTTACTTTCAATTTCAAGTGCAATAATTGGAGTGTTGCTTGGAATATTATTGGTATGGTTACAAATGACTTATGGATTTATCAAACTTGGTGGTGCAGGCTCTACCTTTATTGTTGACTCCTACCCTGTCGGACTTAAAGGCATGGATGTTCTTTTAGTATTTTTAGTTGTTGTTGTTATCGGATTTATTTCCTCATATCTGCCTGCAAGATCAGCAAATAAAGATATTAGCATCAAAGATCTTCATAAGTAAAATGTATTTGAACATACCATAAATAATTATTACATTTGTAAATAGATTTAAAATATATTCAATTTTATTAGGGCATGAAAATATTAGAACTACAGTTGTTTATACTTATTATTAAAAACAAATTTTTTAACAAAATAGATAATGGAAATATAATGAGTGGTCATTATATTTACTCGTTGTGTGCTATTTGAGAAAACCGAATTATGAGCATATTTTTTTTAATTATAATATTTCTTCTTCTAAGTTATCTTAGTTTGGTAATTTGGAGTTTTTGGAAAAGAAAGAGATTATTGGGAACCGTGTTAATTGTGATTCCTGTTCTTTTGTTTGGAATTTTAATTCTTATTTCAAATTGGACTTTTATTGGACTGACAAAAGATATTTATTCGAAAAAATATAAAGCAGAAAAGGAACTCTTCTACTTTGACTCTTCACGGGATTTTCACGGAGATGGATTTTCAAT includes these proteins:
- a CDS encoding class I SAM-dependent methyltransferase, yielding MKYEPIKHSIDKFISKNIFLKKTFFILLDLYLLRTWHVHKELKKLRASFKDGIKVLDAGAGFGQYSYFILRKFKNAIVKGIDISQSHVEKANNFVKECDYKNAEFTQGDLTKFDSDKDFDLIISVDVMEHIEDDRKVFSNFYSALKKGGMLLVSTPSDKGGSDVHDHDHEEGEGSFIDEHVRDGYSFEDIEEKLSSAGFSNIEMKYTYGKPGQISWKLLMKYPITMLNKSKLLAVVLPFYLIIVYPFCLILNYLDTIIVHKTGTGLTVTAWK
- a CDS encoding FtsX-like permease family protein gives rise to the protein MNLSFWFARKYFYSKKVRNVINIISRISQIGITVCATALIIVLSVFNGLEDLMISLYNSFDSDIKITLEEGKYFEPDSSSIAKLKFINGFESYSEVVEEKVLLEYKSEQYIATAKGISQEYLESINLDSMIIYGEPLLKFDEINYAILGVGVASKLDIGYFDYSNLIHIYFPRKSSGSFYLNPQSAFQRKNIIPSGVFSIQEEFDSKYILVPVDFLQEIAESIGKVTAIEANFKEGTNLKKVKSEICEIFNDNFDVKNRDEQHASLYKITRLEKYMTFLILSFILLIAAFNLVGSLLMLSLEKKKDMMVLKTMGAKAKFIKYIFFYEGILLSISSAIIGVLLGILLVWLQMTYGFIKLGGAGSTFIVDSYPVGLKGMDVLLVFLVVVVIGFISSYLPARSANKDISIKDLHK